The Odocoileus virginianus isolate 20LAN1187 ecotype Illinois chromosome 13, Ovbor_1.2, whole genome shotgun sequence genome includes the window GTGGTTCTCCCTGCTGCAGAGAAAGCTGACAACTCAATAGGTTATTATTCATCCATATAGTTTTCACTGTCTGAAATTTCATTGATGTCATGCGTGTGCTACTTTACCCTCTGAGTTTCTGTTGTTctcctttatcttttatttatttattgtttgtttggcTGGGTGACTtgcgggatcttaattccccaaccagggcccCAGCAGTAAGAGcactgagccctaaccactggacaccagggagtTCCTTTCtttaccttcaaaaaaaaaaaactagtttacCATCATTTTAGTGGAGTTTATGGAGAGACAGGAGGAAAGTTTGTACATTCAATCTTTTAACTCATGCTTTTAATTCAATACTCATTTTATGAGACTGACATGCTATCTACTGTGCTAAGGAGGCAAGTTTCGATACACATTTTAAAaggctttcaataaatattatccCATTAACTACTGGAAAGATCTTACCTCTACATGCTCATCACAAATATAAAGAGTGCCTTTCCATCTCATGTCATTCCTCATCAATACTGGAGAGTATCcctctaaatatttataataactgaAAGATTTTTTAGCTCAGAGGATTGTAGCTATGCAGACAACTATAAATCATATTCAGTTATATTTCTAGTATTATTTTGTAATATCTTTTGAACAGAAAGTCTCAACCTCTAGAATACAACCTCTATGAGGGCAAGAATTTAGTCTGTTATTCAATTATATTGTTATCATCTGGGACAGTGTTGGCTACTcaataggagctcaataaatatgctgaataaatggataaagaattggGGTAGTTCTTTGGCCAGCTATGGCCTGTGTCTCTTCTTattgggatctttttttttaggTGACCATTTTTTGCGTGACAATGGCTTCTCTCCCTGTGATACATCTCAGAGAGATTTCTTGAAGTGAAATTTCAAAATGTCAGCCTGTGTCTAAAAAAAGGAcctacagatatatatatatatatatatatatatttatttatttatatttatatagatatatatgtgggttttttttttctttggctttcagagtatttttaaaaagaaagggagggagatttCACATAAAGTCTCCAGCCCTCTGGCTTCCCTTGGCATTTGGAAGATCTAGCAGTGCTGGATTACCCAGCCAGAATGGACAACACCAACTGAAACTGGGAAACAGATGCcccagtagttggggcacatgatTTTAGTTCACCACTGTCCCTACTTGCCCCACTTCATCCATTTATGTGCCTtcttctacccactccagtattcttgggcttcccttgtggctcagctggtaaagaatccacctgcaatgtgggagacctgagttctatccctgggttgggaagatcccctggagaagggaaaggctacccactccagtattctggcctggagaactccacggactgtacagcccataaggtcaccaagagtcggacatgactaaactaCTTTCacttcaaccctgaatatatttGGAGCCTTTGGCTTCAGCTTTAAGCTGTGATGGTGAGTGGGGTTTTAGGGACCATTCTGATGTTTTCGTAAGAAGAAAACAACTAGGTTTTACCCTTCCTGGTAAATTGCATCTCACCCTTCTCTGCACCCCTTCAGACTTTATGCTCTATCCCATATTTGAGTTCAAACAACAGTTGCTAGACAATAATAcgtaaatattttcacatttctgtGAAGTCTGGGTTTTCTGAGTAAAAATCATTGGGagaccaatttaaaaaatgattgaatgACAAATATGGCTTGGAAATTAAAGATAAGATATTGCTTCAGAAAGATCAAGGCTGATTTTGCCAAATGCCATTTGCTTAACTTTTTAGGGTAAGAAACAAACAAGACCCAGAGGCACATTTCCCCTTTTTCCTAGGGACATTAGCACACATTTCTTAGTAAAGATCTCTCTTTCTTGGAAGGGAAAGATGATTTGAACTGCCAATACTGTGTGTAAGCTCTGAGTCTCATAATTTCAGGGTCTCCTCCTGTGGGACGATCTCACTACCTGTGCAGGGAAATATCTGGTTCTCTTTGCGCCAACTTGCAGGGAAGTGGGTGCAAGGAGCTGGCGCTAGGATGACTCATGAGTAATAAATGCTCTGTTTTCCGATCCAGAGGGCATGTGTTTCCAGaaggaatataaataaaaataaataaatatcacacTATGTGTGTACaaatgttataaatataaaacatatgtataacatgtatttatataaaaaccattatattaaaaaaaaacattatattaaaataactCACCCTTACATTGGCAGTAGTTTTGTGTGGTGATTCCGCACCCACCTCCATGTAGATCACATCTGGAAAAACTACATTTTACCAACTCTTCCTCACATCTCAGAGCCAGGATCACTCCATCCCCTGGCTTAGTGCTGACCGTGTTCACTCTACTACTAAGAATACCTAATAATAAGTACTATCATTTTTCTTGTTACAGAGTTTTCTACCTCTGACATGAAGTATAGTAGCCGAAGAATTGAGGTAAGAGTAGTTTTGAGCATTTTTGACTTATGAATTAAAACCAAAGAATCTTGTCAGAGACAAATTCTATCAAAAAACTCAGAACCAAAAATCCTCACCATATAACCTTGGAAAAACAACAACGCACATATAGTTTATAGAAGAGCAAATAATTTCTGAGAAAATTATATCttgacatgtatatatattttctgggCATAGTTCTCCACATAATGAAGTGAGTAGCTCTTTTGGACAtgcctaatttttcttttttttttttttttaatgtattgagaAGTTAGGTGATTCTTTTTCCATGGTAGAAAGATTTTCCTGGCTGTCTCATTTGTAAGTAAAGCATTTTGAAAGAGCCTTGCGATTCTCCAACTGTCTGACTCATCTGTATATAAGTCTTTGagaaaacacatatatattgcttagtgttgaaaaaaaaaaaagttcattgaccaagaaaaaaaaaaggctgctacTAGGGAGATGTTTAAAGCACTGGAAGAATCTGCTTCTAATTCTGAGAAGTCATGTAGGCAATAAAACTGGGGAATTATACTGTGTCTCTCCTGTTTCTAATGCCTATTTCTAgtcagatttcttttcctttcttcttacaCGCGAcaacagaatgaaaattaaacatgtaGCTCTTAATTACCACTCATGATCTATGCTTTTCTATGCTATATTATTAGGTATAAAATCTATATACACAAGGCCACAGTGAAATGTGTAAAGAGTTTATAGCTTAACTGAGCAAAAAGCGGAATATTATATATTGGGTTATACTGACCTCTAGAGGCTGATAATAATATAAACTAgcttaatttgaaaattaatttgacgtgagttagagtaaactctgggagttggtgatggacagggaggcctggcgtgctgcagtccatggggtcacaaagagtcagacatgactgagaaactgaactgaactgaatttgaaaaTAGTTGGAAGgccaaggaaaatttaaaaatttagtgagctaactttctctttttagattttttggccacacttcaAGGAATGTGGGAACttaattccccagccagggatcgaacctacacccctggcagtggaagtatggagtcccagccactggaccatccaGGAAGTCCCAGGAGCTATCTTTCAAGTGTATAGCATGGCAGATTTATAAGCCACCCTCAGCAAAACAATTCAGCCAAGCCATGAAGAGTAGTTGTATTCCATATTAAAATTCTGAGTTGGTCTGAATGATCATAGAGTAAATGTAACAGCAATTTTAAGCTGTTCTAAGTGGGAATTTTAAGTTTTGGATAGATTCCATGGAAAGTAAACAGGAAAGAGAATAGatacaaagtagaaataaaatagaaggtaaacagaaatgacaacagaaatctttaaaaatgtaaatattttttaatttatgatagagactttatttttaatagataagCATGAATCTTGTAATGTTAATATtaatatcagtttttaaaagtattgtcTTACCTTGGTCCTAAGAAAACACCAGGAATgagattttagtttttaaaatagtgatCTCCAGGATAACTTTGTACTTTAAAGCCCTTCCTAAAGAGAATCTTAAAATCTCTTCACATTACTTGAAACCAGTTGACATGAAATGCATATGTGTTTCtacattcattaatttttctttctttccttttagttcCGTCTGCCACCGCTATCATCTCTGCCCATGAGATCTGGTCTCCTTACTATACCCCTAAGTCACAAGGAtcaaaaagcaagggaaagaaaTATTCCACGTCTCGTATCTTTCATACCTAAGTTCTTAGAGCCTATTAGTCAATCTGATGAATTTAGACCATCAAATAAGCAGAAGGAAGCACCGTTCAAGTTGTTAGCAGATCAGACTCTCAGATCCTTTGACAGTTCTATTTGGTCCAGAAACATGTGCTCTTTTTGGAAGGCTCACCATCACAGACAACACCTGGAAAAGGAGGGGAGTAGGAAATCCAAGGAAAGAGAAGGATGTGTCAACATTGAAGTCTCTCACTTTGAAAAAGGACAATCTTTAGTGtccttggagaatttcaaggaagGCAATTTTCCTACAGATAGGGAAGAGGATATTGACTGCCATGGTAATGAACTGAGAAGAGCAGAAGAGAACGCTCTATCTCTTTCATCAGGAAAGAAAGAGGATTCAGTAGCCAGAAACTATGAACAAGATTCAGAAGTTGGATACACCAAGCCAATCAAGTTCCAAGAAGCCCTGCCATCAGATATAGGTCTAAGCCAGGATGAAGGTACTAAAAATGATAAAGCTGATTCAAAAAGTGCTTCAGCACTTAAAGGTGAAGCAATTGAACTAGACCATATTTCAGAAGATTACACTGTTCTCAAAAGTTTGTCTGATGTAGTCACTGATGGCCCCATTGAAAAGCTCTCAGAAGATCACAGCAGCATGGAGACAAACACAAAAATGTCAGTAGCAGAAACAACCAAACCAGAAATGAATGGGATGGTGCCTCTTATCCACATCACTTTCCCTGGAGGTGAAACTCCCAAGGAACCAACAATAACCAAACCAAGCCTCCAAAAACGAAAGGGCATCCCTCGTAGCAGTAGTAGCTTCAACATACTTGCACACCAAGAAAATGACAGGCATAAGGTGAAAGCCCAGAGAAATAAGTTAGATTCAAAGACCAAGACCAGTAACAGGACACCTCAAAATTTCATGATTTCCACTGAAGGTTCCGTGAAGCCTACCATGCACAAAACCAGGATAAAAACTCAAGTTTTTCCTGCTTTGGGTCTTGTGGatcccagcccttggcaaccacccaAGTTTCAAAGGAGACTGCCACAGATAGAAAGGAAGCAATCTGCTTACCAGGCTTTGAAACCTAAAAAGCCATCATTCCCTTGCCTCTATAAAAATCCAGGAATAAGAAAGTCTTCTGTTCCTCTCTCTGCTCAACCAGCAGAGCCAAGACTGAATTACTTAGATCTGAAGTATAGTGACATGTTCAAAGAGATCAATTCAACTGCGAACGGGCCTGGAATCTATGAAATGTTTGGAACTCCTGTTTACTGTCACATGCGAGAGGCTGAACGGCGTGAAAACAAGTATCACCGAGAGATATGCTCAGCTCCATCAGGCAGATGTATCACCAATAAATGTCGATCTTCGCACAGTGAGAGGAGCAGCAATAGCCGAAACAGACTTTCTCAGAAAAGACCGCGTAGTAAACCCCCCAAACCTTCTCTTGGCATTAAACAAAAGCACAGAAGTTTAATTCCTAAAGAAAAGGATTGTCGGGCTGTAGGTAGCACCCTACAAGATGCTGAAAATGGTGATGGCATATCAGAACCAGGGTGGCAGATTAAGTCTTCAGGAAATGACTTTCTATCTTCCAAAGATGAAGTTCAGCCCATGAACTTGGTTCAGGCTCATGAGCAGCTCACTGAACAGAATGATTTCTTTCCTGTCTCAGATTTGTCCATTGTTGAAGAAGTCTCTATGGAAGAGTCTGCTGATGAAGAAGACATTTCTAACAATCAGATACTTGCCACGAGCCTCAGAGATCTGCATCAACTTGAAGAGCTCTGCCACCAGACCCCATTTGTTCTTTCAGAAAACAGCTGGGCAGTACCTAGTGAGAAAATTTGCAACATGCATGTACTGCAAGAAGAGCAGAAGGTAGCATCTCCCCGTGAAACAAATGGCAACCAAATTTTAACTAACGATGTAGACTTTGATAGTTTTTCAGATAAGTTGAAAACTCTTAGGAGTTTCTCTTCCcaagagaaacaagaaagtgTAACTTCTCAAGCATATCAACACTGGGCACTGTTTTTGGATCATGATAGTTTAGTTAATGGGTCAGTTCCGTATCAAACACTTggaaaaactttaaatgatacagatTCAATTTCCCAAGAAATTCTAGACTCTGTAAAGAATGAAGAATTGACAGATGAACTCTTAGGTTGTCTAGCTGCAGAACTATTAGCTCTTGATGAGAAAGATAACAACTCTTGCCAAATAATGGCAGATGAAACAGATCCTGAAAGCCGAGATTTTGTCCTCAGCAAGAGAGGAAATATTATGCAAGAATTACGTAGAGAGACAACAAATGTCAAAATACAGGTTGGTATAACTAGaatcgggctttcctggtggctcagacagtaaagaatctgtgtgcaattcggaagacctgggtttgatccctgggttgggaaaattccctggaggagggcatatcaacccactccaatagtcttgcctggaaaattccatagacagaggagcctggcaggctatcgtccatggggttgcaaagaatcagacacaattgagtgactaagcacagcacatcacaTAACTAATAATCAGAGATTCATTGGGGTGGGAAGGGACCTCAGAGACAATCTGCTTCAAACCCCTTATTTTCAAACAAGGAATCAGAAACCCTAAGGAGTTAAATAGTTTCATCAAGGTGGCACTGTTTGGTTGCAAGTTTGGAATCCAGGTCCCCTGACTCTCATGCTGTTTCATTATGCTGCTTCACTTCTAGAATTTAGCTAGCCTGATACTGCACTGGAATCACTTTGGGCAATTACTGTAGCAAAACTACTTACTAAAATAGGTAGATATTATACTTGGTGATGCTGTTTTCAATTAACAAGTAATAGCTGGGAGATAATTGTGGGTAAAGCATTACTCTAGGTGGTGTGTGAGATACACAGCCCCTGGAGTAGCTCACTATCTAGTTCCAAAAAACATATGAAGACACGAAAAGATCTTTTCTCAAAGATTCCCTGCACCTGAGCATTTGTTGCCAAATGGTTTactttaatacaaaaatattattgATGCCTCCTATGTTCCTGGTATTGGGATAAGAACTAGAGACATGATAAGGTACAAGACACAGCCATTGCTCTcaagaaaacataagcaataatcctgaatacattaaaaaaaaatttgtttggcATTGGAGTTGGGATGGGGAGAATAATACTAACAGGTGGTAGGGTTATGCCTGTTTTAGTTTTCACTGAAGTATATCACCCTCCTGCtgtactaaattttttttaagatgaaagtttttgtttgtttgcttgttcttACCTACCCCAACAGACTTGGAGTTTGTTTATTGGCTGCACCTTgcggcatgcaggaccttagctccctgatcaggattagaactcacaccccctgctttggaagagtgtgaagtcttaaccactgaaccacaagggaagtcctatcTTCTCCTAAATTTTAAAGATAGAAGCATTCGGTTTAGCTGAAACATCATTCGTTAAACACTAACTAGGGTTGTATCACACTCTTTCAGgatcagaaataattattttaaataacagaagaatACACAAGGTGAGAACTTAACACATATGAGTGAAACACATTATACTGTCTCCTTTCTGTCTTCATAATAGCTCCATGAAGTCAGTTCTGAAGGTAATAACAagtctccattttgcagatgaggaaaatgaggtttAGAAGGTCTCACTGGGAGTGAGCGGTGGGGAGGGGCATCCTGATTCCAGCCCAACACTTTTAATCACTATACAGTGGGAATATTCCTTGTCATAAAAGGCCAGCTCCACCCTCATGGTGAGCTTGGTCTCTGCTGGGAGGTGGATAGTGATGCAGAGAGGCTGCCAGGCGTGGGTAGGAGACAGGGGTACATGTGTACACGCCTGTGTGTCTGAGATCGCTCTACCAGTCTGCCAGTTCACATTCAAGAAAAGCTAACAAGCTGGTAAATATAATCAGCCCATAACCCTACCCTGCAATTGGAATAAAGAACTGACCTTCTGTGATATTTCATTTCCAAGCAGTCCTTAAATTTCAGTTTGAATAAGAAACATGAGaggctgtggaggaggaaatggaacccaTGTGGCCCTTTGAAGGCACCTGGGGTCATTTCTAAGGAAGGTGATCCTGTGCCATGTCCTATTCTTAAGGACCTCCTTTGTGCCTCtatatcaccatcatcatttattttaagaattcatAGAGGAGATCAAGACCAAGTATTTTTGGTTCTGATCAAACAGTTGGAAAACGTGGTGTAAGCTCTACAAAGATACTTATTTCCCAAGGGCAGGGCCTCTAAAAGTTTACTGTGGATACATATCTCTTGAGGATCATCCTGAAATGTAGAACTGATTCCATATGTCTGAGGTCTGAGATTCTGCAAGTTTAATGAGCTCCCATGGGATATTGATAGAGCTGGGTCACAGATTCTCCTTTGAGTAGCAAGGGTCTAGAGGACCATGGATCTTCAGTCTATTGCAGCTGATCTTGACCTTCAGACTTGCTTGTTATGCTTGTGCATCCATGCATGCGTGCGCATGTATGTAAGAAGGAAggtttggggaattccctgggggtccagtggttaagacggcCAAAGGCTCTGGTCCAACACCTGACTGGGGACCTAAGATGCCACAAGATGTGtggcacagctaaaaaaaaagaagagagagacagagtatctatatgtatgtatatttgtgtatagatgtgtgtatgtgtgtgtatgtgtatggaaATGTAGGTATAAAtgcttttatgtatgtatgtttgcgtgtatgtgtgtgtgttgtggaaATAGAACAGGCAAAGGCTATTTATTCAGAGCTCATTATAGCAAAGGAATCAACCACCATCATTTGTACTGGTAGAGACTCAAAAGCAGACAGATGGGTGAGAAAGATTTTTAGTGGAAAAAGGCTTCAGGTGTGCCCTGATTGGAGGCTGTTGTCCTGGAGCGGTTGTTGGGGGGATGATTAACTAGAAGGGGGCTCCCATGTGATTGGTTAAGGGTGCATATTTGGCCTTCTCTGATTGGTCTGAAGTTAGAAAAGGAAGATTCTCCTATCTGCCCTTTCTCTCTGTCCCAAGGACTCAATGTAATGATGACTTTTTTTGGTCTCATTCTTCCAGAGATATAGTAATGGCTTCAGGAGATATGACAAAGAGGAGAGATTTTTCAACTCACATGAAAAGAAGACATTTTCTGAAAATAGTTTAAAGTATGAAGAATCTATCCTGTGGACCAAGGGTGAGATCCTCGGGAAGGGAGCATATGGCACAGTAAGTGAAACAGGAAGCTTGCTGAAATAAAAAATCCCCACTCCTCCTCGACCCCTCCCTCTTTCCTAATCTTCCTGTTTGCCCTCCCCACTCCATATACTCTTTTACTTAGAGATCTTTCAGTTAGAAGTAATAGGAAAGCCAACCCAAACCAGCTTGAAGAAAAGGATGTCCACTGTTTTATGCAACTGAAGGGTCTGGAGTAGATCTGACTCTGGGCATAGCTGGTTTCAGAGGTCAAACCATGTCATCAGAGTCTGacctctctgtctcttcttttggCTCTCATTCTCAGGCTTCATGGggtggtttcagttcagttcagtcgctcagtcatgtccgactctttgtgaccccatgaaccgcagcacgccaggcctccctgtccatcaccaactcccggagtccacccaaacccatgtccattgagtcgatgatgccaaccaaccatctcatcttctgtcgtccccttgtcctcctgccctcaatctttcccagcatcaggatcttttccaatgagtcagctctttgcatcaggtggccaaagtactggagtttcagcttcagcatcagtccttccaatgaacacccaggactgatctcctttaggatggactggttggatctccttgcagtccaagggactgtcaagagtcttctccaacaccacagttcaaaagcatgaattctttggtgctcattgTATTTCTGGCCTCTCCTTCTCTGAGGGTCAAGTTCTGTGTGAAAGAGGTCCTTTTTGTTCAACAATTCATGTTACCCAAAGTTGGGAGAGCCATTGccaagaagcaaaaacaaaagatatttcttatattttgtgAATTGCATAAAATACCATCTAAAGTCCCAGCACTTTACTGAGagtgggatatatgtat containing:
- the MAP3K19 gene encoding mitogen-activated protein kinase kinase kinase 19, which translates into the protein MLAVRDVDLFERLDMLTLYRPAEVLSELLRHHADPKLCDLSGKSAIHYVSQIESFRKQQLLDILMNSMPKPERYAESLLDICHDTNSSPTDMMTVTKNQNIILQSISSSEESDQDDDCCHSILISEEGDPSGDGQDWQPRTEGVEIIVTFPRDVSHPQEMGQEDLQENNQITSGHQEWTPEHSVSLPKNIEMVGFRTKTVATEPLLAEKEEHSQELCNANLGFWLPRPYLETIISKSVAREDVPHFLKGQPRKSEEFSTSDMKYSSRRIEFRLPPLSSLPMRSGLLTIPLSHKDQKARERNIPRLVSFIPKFLEPISQSDEFRPSNKQKEAPFKLLADQTLRSFDSSIWSRNMCSFWKAHHHRQHLEKEGSRKSKEREGCVNIEVSHFEKGQSLVSLENFKEGNFPTDREEDIDCHGNELRRAEENALSLSSGKKEDSVARNYEQDSEVGYTKPIKFQEALPSDIGLSQDEGTKNDKADSKSASALKGEAIELDHISEDYTVLKSLSDVVTDGPIEKLSEDHSSMETNTKMSVAETTKPEMNGMVPLIHITFPGGETPKEPTITKPSLQKRKGIPRSSSSFNILAHQENDRHKVKAQRNKLDSKTKTSNRTPQNFMISTEGSVKPTMHKTRIKTQVFPALGLVDPSPWQPPKFQRRLPQIERKQSAYQALKPKKPSFPCLYKNPGIRKSSVPLSAQPAEPRLNYLDLKYSDMFKEINSTANGPGIYEMFGTPVYCHMREAERRENKYHREICSAPSGRCITNKCRSSHSERSSNSRNRLSQKRPRSKPPKPSLGIKQKHRSLIPKEKDCRAVGSTLQDAENGDGISEPGWQIKSSGNDFLSSKDEVQPMNLVQAHEQLTEQNDFFPVSDLSIVEEVSMEESADEEDISNNQILATSLRDLHQLEELCHQTPFVLSENSWAVPSEKICNMHVLQEEQKVASPRETNGNQILTNDVDFDSFSDKLKTLRSFSSQEKQESVTSQAYQHWALFLDHDSLVNGSVPYQTLGKTLNDTDSISQEILDSVKNEELTDELLGCLAAELLALDEKDNNSCQIMADETDPESRDFVLSKRGNIMQELRRETTNVKIQRYSNGFRRYDKEERFFNSHEKKTFSENSLKYEESILWTKGEILGKGAYGTVYCGLTSQGQLIAVKQVALDTSDKLATEKEYRKLQEEVDLLKALKHVNIVAYLGTCLEENIVSIFMEFVPGGSISSIINRFGPLPEMVFCKYTEQILQGVAYLHENCVVHRDIKGNNVMLMPTGIIKLIDFGCAKRLAWAGLNGTHSDMLKSMRGTPYWMAPEVINESGYGRKSDIWSIGCTVFEMATGKPPLASMDRMAAMFYIGAHRGLMPALPACFSENAADFVRVCLTRDQHERPSAVQLLKHSFLKRRP